A stretch of Oreochromis aureus strain Israel breed Guangdong linkage group 11, ZZ_aureus, whole genome shotgun sequence DNA encodes these proteins:
- the LOC120442608 gene encoding myelin-associated glycoprotein-like: MDNETKFMITCMLFTVICSSVSSDEWKATVVKSIDALVTSCVVVPCSFFHTGGNLPSSRLRGIWHEKDGIKKTIYHEDPTLIKDSFKERTKMLGRLGQNNCTLEITGVKDYDYGPFCFRVELVRTENNDPTKDMFSFVEDCVELNMLTEPPKPAVIKLQTATKGEPYTVTCSVIHTCPTHVPKLTWNLDSTKVTVHHKDIKQGNWETQSILTFIPEEDDNREITCTAEFNGGLKSSFTFTLHVKRIENYNHIIIPAVVGIGTALLFGIPCILMANKYKNRIAELQNQEGTGRH; encoded by the exons ATGGACAACGAAACAAAGTTTATGATAACTTGTATGCTTTTTACAG TCATCTGTAGCTCCGTGTCCAGTGATGAATGGAAGGCCACTGTTGTAAAAAGCATTGATGCTCTGGTTACATCCTGTGTTGTGGTACCATGTTCATTCTTCCATACTGGAGGAAACCTGCCCTCCTCCAGACTCAGAGGAATCTGGCATGAAAAAGATGGCATAAAAAAAACCATCTATCATGAGGATCCTACACTGATTAAGGACAGCTTTAAGGAAAGAACAAAGATGTTGGGACGTCTGGGCCAGAACAACTGCACCTTAGAAATAACTGGAGTTAAAGATTATGACTACGGTCCTTTCTGTTTCCGGGTTGAACTAGTGCGAACAGAAAACAATGACCCCACCAAGGACATGTTCTCCTTTGTTGAAGACTGTGTCGAGTTGAACATGCTCA ctgaGCCTCCAAAGCCTGCAGTGATTAAACTTCAGACAGCCACTAAAGGAGAGCCCTACACTGTCACCTGTTCAGTCATCCACACCTGCCCCACTCATGTTCCTAAACTCACATGGAATCTGGATAGTACAAAGGTCACTGTGCATCATAAAGATATTAAACAAGGAAACTGGGAGACACAGTCCATCCTGACATTTATTCCTGAGGAGGATGACAACAGAGAGATAACCTGCACTGCTGAATTTAATGGAGGCCTGAAATCATCTTTTACTTTCACACTCCATGTAAAAC GTATTGAGAACTATAATCACATCATCATTCCTGCTGTAGTAGGGATTGGTACAGCTCTGCTCTTTGGCATCCCCTGCATTTTAATGGCAAATAAATACAA gaACCGTATTGCAGAGCTTCAAAATCAAGAAGGAAC GGGAAGACACTGA